The following proteins are encoded in a genomic region of Desulfosporosinus youngiae DSM 17734:
- the rplI gene encoding 50S ribosomal protein L9: MKVILQADVKGTGKKGQILEVADGFARNFLFPKKLAIEATTGNIQDISHKKAVEERRKAKEKEDAVQLGNKLNAFQIEVKTKTGEGGRLFGSVTSKEIADALNKQHGVVVDKRKLDLKEPIKALGSYEVNVKIHPDVTAKLRVHVSALS, from the coding sequence ATGAAAGTTATTCTTCAAGCGGATGTGAAAGGAACCGGCAAAAAAGGACAGATTTTAGAGGTTGCAGATGGATTTGCAAGAAACTTTCTTTTTCCTAAGAAGTTAGCTATTGAAGCGACAACCGGCAATATTCAAGATATTTCCCATAAGAAAGCAGTGGAAGAGAGACGCAAAGCAAAGGAAAAAGAGGATGCTGTTCAGCTGGGTAATAAACTTAATGCTTTTCAGATCGAAGTAAAAACGAAAACAGGTGAAGGCGGACGCTTGTTTGGTTCTGTGACGAGTAAGGAAATTGCTGATGCCTTAAATAAACAGCATGGGGTTGTGGTCGATAAACGGAAGTTAGATTTAAAAGAACCGATTAAAGCCCTGGGCAGTTATGAAGTTAATGTCAAGATTCATCCTGATGTAACAGCTAAGCTTCGGGTACATGTCAGTGCTTTATCATAA
- a CDS encoding DUF2232 domain-containing protein — protein MFISDELAQDYLARAVLLTFPWVGIAMGTWGFFWEVLLLLAVFMVGRLRGVFKSALFLVGGYSLALVVLGADALNYLSYVPLAGLLGVYGWQKDWPARVIFFWGAVLAGVLGTIPILAFVAQGIDANTMNTMIDATVQQYHASGLLEMMQQQGVDESQIRDLLHQLIQIYALVIPGIAAIISIIAFGFVFYIMRRWFKRSEWVPFTHWRLPWYAVWGAVLGIAGYLLGDYFSWPVIYGLGINLMVVYGPITLVLGVSAYLYLLKSPKIPRLLKWTLIIVNFIYFMFSIVSITMFGLFDLVMNFRRLPEES, from the coding sequence ATGTTTATAAGTGATGAATTAGCACAGGATTACTTGGCGAGAGCGGTTCTATTGACCTTCCCTTGGGTAGGCATCGCAATGGGAACTTGGGGATTTTTTTGGGAAGTCCTTTTATTATTAGCTGTGTTTATGGTAGGTCGTCTCAGGGGAGTGTTCAAATCCGCTCTTTTCCTAGTGGGCGGCTATAGTTTGGCTTTGGTTGTTTTGGGGGCGGATGCCCTTAACTATCTGAGCTATGTACCCTTGGCAGGGCTCCTGGGGGTTTATGGATGGCAGAAGGATTGGCCGGCTCGTGTCATCTTTTTTTGGGGTGCTGTTTTGGCGGGAGTTTTAGGAACGATACCCATTCTTGCCTTTGTAGCACAAGGAATTGATGCTAATACTATGAATACCATGATCGATGCGACTGTTCAGCAATACCACGCTTCAGGGTTGTTGGAAATGATGCAGCAGCAAGGAGTCGATGAGAGCCAGATCCGGGATTTACTGCATCAATTAATCCAAATTTATGCTTTGGTCATTCCTGGAATTGCTGCGATTATTTCCATAATTGCGTTTGGGTTTGTTTTCTATATTATGAGGCGTTGGTTTAAACGCAGCGAATGGGTTCCGTTTACCCATTGGCGTCTGCCTTGGTACGCAGTTTGGGGTGCTGTTTTGGGAATCGCCGGCTATCTTCTGGGGGATTACTTTTCCTGGCCTGTTATATATGGACTGGGAATAAATCTTATGGTTGTTTATGGGCCTATAACCCTGGTCCTGGGGGTTTCTGCGTATCTCTATTTATTAAAATCCCCAAAAATACCCCGGTTGCTTAAATGGACGTTAATAATAGTTAATTTTATATATTTCATGTTTAGTATTGTCAGCATTACAATGTTTGGCCTATTTGATTTAGTCATGAATTTCCGGCGTCTGCCGGAAGAATCGTAA
- a CDS encoding MazG-like family protein: MVKGLKAIDELKVNLIQAQWLVQHGILSGSEDEMIQGLADLVGMSYLLARRLGFDFSRLDRMLLQRLDGLKSTDEMKLEEHWGDFSLLLSYLAPED; this comes from the coding sequence GTGGTAAAAGGCTTAAAAGCGATTGATGAACTAAAGGTAAATCTAATTCAGGCACAGTGGCTTGTTCAGCATGGAATTCTGAGTGGTTCTGAGGATGAAATGATACAAGGTTTGGCAGACTTAGTAGGAATGAGCTATTTGTTGGCAAGACGATTGGGCTTTGACTTTTCACGGCTTGACCGCATGCTTCTGCAGCGATTGGACGGTTTAAAAAGCACGGATGAGATGAAGCTTGAAGAGCACTGGGGAGATTTCAGCTTGTTATTAAGCTATCTTGCCCCGGAAGACTAA
- the rpsR gene encoding 30S ribosomal protein S18 — MKRERGRRPRKRVCSFCVDKVESMDYKETHKVRKYVTDRGKILPRRISGNCAMHQRQVTLAIKRARSIALLPYSVE, encoded by the coding sequence ATGAAACGTGAACGCGGACGTCGCCCACGTAAGAGGGTATGCAGCTTTTGTGTAGACAAAGTTGAGTCTATGGATTACAAAGAGACACATAAAGTACGTAAGTATGTTACTGATCGCGGCAAAATATTGCCACGTCGTATTTCCGGAAACTGTGCGATGCATCAGCGCCAAGTAACCTTGGCTATCAAACGGGCTCGCAGTATTGCCTTATTGCCATATAGTGTAGAGTAG
- a CDS encoding single-stranded DNA-binding protein has translation MLNRVVLIGRLTKDPELRYTPTGVAVANFTLAVDRNYKNAQGERETDFINCVVYRQLAELCANYLAKGKLAAADGRIQVRSYTGQDGQKRWVTEVIAEDVRFLSPKDSGGGSTDSRSLGGNSSFGHEVNLDDDIPF, from the coding sequence ATGTTAAATCGTGTCGTTTTAATTGGCCGTTTGACGAAAGACCCCGAATTGCGCTATACACCCACAGGTGTAGCAGTCGCTAATTTTACATTAGCGGTGGACCGCAATTATAAAAATGCACAAGGGGAAAGAGAGACCGACTTCATCAATTGTGTAGTCTATCGGCAGCTTGCTGAACTCTGTGCCAATTATTTGGCTAAGGGAAAACTGGCAGCCGCGGATGGGCGGATTCAAGTCCGATCGTATACCGGACAAGACGGTCAAAAACGCTGGGTCACCGAGGTCATTGCTGAAGATGTCCGCTTCTTAAGTCCGAAAGACAGTGGGGGCGGGAGTACGGATTCAAGATCTCTGGGCGGAAACAGCTCGTTTGGACATGAAGTAAATTTGGATGATGACATCCCATTCTAG
- the rpsF gene encoding 30S ribosomal protein S6 produces MKAYEILYIIRPDLDEEATTALVDRLGGLVAANGGANLTVEKWGKRRLAYEIKDYREGQYILMNFEGEGRTSQEIERVMKISDDVIRFLTVRKDD; encoded by the coding sequence ATGAAAGCGTACGAAATACTCTATATCATCCGGCCAGATCTGGATGAGGAGGCAACCACAGCACTTGTTGACCGTTTAGGAGGGCTTGTAGCCGCTAATGGCGGAGCAAACCTAACGGTAGAAAAGTGGGGAAAACGCCGGTTAGCCTATGAAATCAAAGATTATAGAGAAGGCCAATATATCCTTATGAACTTTGAAGGTGAAGGCCGTACATCTCAGGAAATTGAGCGGGTTATGAAAATCTCCGATGATGTAATCCGTTTCCTAACAGTTAGAAAAGATGACTAA
- the ychF gene encoding redox-regulated ATPase YchF, whose product MTLHAGIVGLPNVGKSTLFNAITQAGAEAANYPFCTIDPNVGMVEVPDFRLQKLADMVNPKKIVPATVEFVDIAGLVKGASKGEGLGNKFLSHIREVDAIVHVVRCFEDENVVHVEGTVNPKRDIETIDLELILADMESVEKRFERTAKLLKAGDKKAQSEIALLERLKVVFNQGKGARTLTFTDEERDLLKGFPLLTLKPVLYAANVSEGGLSTAADNPYVKQVMEIAAEEGAEVVVVCAQIEAEIAELEADEKDAFLEDLGLEESGLDRLIRVAFHLLGLMTFFTAGPLEVKAWTIYQGTKAPKAAGVIHTDFEHGFIRAEVVSYQDFVEHNGLNGARDKGLVRLEGKEYIMNDGDIVHFRFNV is encoded by the coding sequence TTGACGTTACATGCGGGAATTGTAGGTCTGCCTAATGTCGGTAAATCGACGTTGTTTAACGCCATCACCCAAGCGGGTGCTGAAGCGGCTAATTACCCATTTTGCACGATTGATCCGAATGTCGGAATGGTAGAGGTACCGGATTTCCGTCTGCAAAAGCTGGCGGATATGGTAAATCCTAAGAAGATAGTTCCGGCTACGGTTGAGTTTGTGGATATCGCCGGACTCGTTAAGGGAGCAAGTAAGGGAGAAGGATTAGGGAACAAGTTCTTGTCGCATATTCGCGAGGTAGATGCTATTGTGCATGTTGTACGGTGTTTTGAAGACGAGAACGTTGTCCATGTTGAAGGAACGGTAAATCCTAAAAGGGATATTGAAACGATTGATCTTGAGTTAATCTTAGCGGATATGGAAAGTGTAGAGAAACGTTTCGAGCGGACAGCAAAACTTCTGAAAGCCGGGGATAAAAAGGCTCAATCAGAAATTGCGCTTTTGGAACGCTTGAAGGTAGTGTTTAATCAGGGCAAAGGAGCCCGGACCTTGACCTTTACGGATGAGGAACGGGATCTTCTTAAGGGATTTCCGCTTTTAACCCTTAAGCCTGTGCTCTATGCTGCCAATGTCAGTGAAGGCGGACTTTCTACAGCGGCTGATAATCCTTATGTAAAACAGGTGATGGAGATTGCGGCTGAAGAAGGGGCTGAGGTTGTTGTAGTCTGCGCCCAGATTGAGGCAGAAATTGCGGAACTTGAGGCTGACGAGAAAGATGCGTTTCTTGAGGACTTAGGACTTGAAGAATCGGGGTTGGACCGTTTAATCCGGGTTGCCTTTCACCTGCTGGGTTTAATGACCTTCTTTACTGCAGGACCTCTGGAAGTGAAGGCTTGGACGATTTATCAGGGAACAAAGGCTCCTAAGGCGGCAGGGGTAATTCATACGGATTTTGAACACGGATTTATTCGGGCAGAGGTAGTCTCTTATCAGGACTTCGTGGAGCACAATGGACTGAATGGTGCAAGAGATAAAGGTTTAGTTCGGTTGGAAGGTAAAGAGTACATCATGAATGATGGGGATATTGTTCATTTCCGTTTTAATGTGTAA
- a CDS encoding DUF951 domain-containing protein — protein sequence MVPLNVGDIVRLRKPHPCGSVDWKVMRTGMDFRIQCLGCQHQAWIPRVKLERNLKEILQHADEK from the coding sequence ATGGTTCCATTAAATGTAGGAGATATTGTACGTCTTCGTAAACCACACCCCTGTGGCAGTGTGGATTGGAAAGTGATGCGGACGGGTATGGACTTTCGAATACAATGTTTGGGCTGTCAGCATCAGGCCTGGATCCCCAGAGTTAAGCTGGAGCGCAATTTGAAGGAGATTCTTCAGCATGCTGATGAAAAATAA
- a CDS encoding mechanosensitive ion channel family protein — MNGTWLQTSLNNYDWQQLGTTVLNSLLYIVMILIIARISYGVFIYILRRMLLDRKQKNILNERKANTMFSLLRSLSFYFITFTAILHTLKHLFKFDTGTLLASASVLGVALGFGSQSLVKDVIGGFFILFEDQFSVGDYVKTGQFSGIVEETGIRATHLRDWGGELHIIPNGSITAVTNFSRGKMRALVDIQIPYNEDLERAMKVMHAVCERVAAEFGDKIIDPPTVQGVIQFGERNAVLRVVGFTKPNEQWSLERELRRQIHSAFLKEGIRTPQQTIIIDDLKKPPMGNKI; from the coding sequence ATGAATGGCACTTGGCTTCAAACCAGTTTAAACAACTATGATTGGCAGCAATTAGGAACGACTGTCTTGAATTCCTTACTGTATATCGTTATGATACTTATTATTGCCCGGATTTCCTATGGCGTGTTTATTTACATATTGCGCCGGATGCTGCTGGATCGCAAACAAAAAAACATTCTCAATGAACGTAAAGCAAATACGATGTTTTCCCTGCTCCGAAGTCTGTCGTTTTATTTTATTACCTTTACGGCTATTTTGCATACACTCAAACATCTTTTTAAGTTTGATACGGGCACCCTTCTGGCTTCGGCCAGTGTCTTGGGCGTCGCCTTAGGTTTCGGCTCGCAAAGTTTGGTTAAAGATGTAATAGGGGGTTTCTTCATCCTTTTTGAGGATCAGTTTTCGGTTGGTGACTATGTAAAAACCGGGCAATTCTCCGGGATTGTTGAAGAAACCGGAATTCGGGCGACCCATTTAAGGGACTGGGGCGGCGAACTTCATATTATTCCTAATGGCAGTATCACGGCGGTTACCAATTTCAGCCGGGGCAAAATGAGAGCATTAGTCGATATTCAGATTCCCTATAATGAAGATTTAGAACGTGCCATGAAGGTAATGCATGCTGTATGTGAAAGAGTCGCCGCAGAGTTTGGTGATAAAATTATTGATCCTCCGACCGTGCAGGGCGTCATTCAGTTTGGGGAACGAAATGCTGTCTTGCGGGTTGTTGGGTTTACAAAACCTAATGAACAGTGGAGTCTGGAGCGGGAACTGCGTCGTCAAATACATAGTGCCTTTCTGAAAGAGGGTATTCGAACTCCGCAACAAACGATTATTATTGATGATCTTAAGAAACCTCCCATGGGAAACAAAATATAA
- a CDS encoding CvpA family protein: MNLFDVLIMGFVLLGALRGYQRGLITSIVNLFSWIVGVWAASWQYIPALRWAERYFPLQQWLEPVIYRALLPSVETKALTLQQQLLGNMLGILPEEWRNMFPSLDLSGLQMPQTVEQVTHTLAGTITENILRLIAFGCVFYCTVLLIHLLAAILLRPFGSWGGSFNRGGGLLFGGLGALIGLSVLAGLLSPFLPMGEGGDFMQLIENSHFYPSLIAIFNGLDQVLSAQLREKLIDPLLMNKGVWY, encoded by the coding sequence GTGAATCTGTTTGATGTTCTTATTATGGGGTTTGTTTTATTAGGGGCACTGCGCGGCTATCAAAGAGGCTTAATCACAAGTATTGTTAATCTTTTTAGTTGGATTGTAGGTGTCTGGGCAGCCTCTTGGCAGTATATACCTGCTCTTCGCTGGGCTGAACGCTACTTTCCACTTCAACAGTGGTTGGAACCAGTGATCTATCGGGCCCTGCTGCCTTCGGTGGAGACAAAAGCCTTAACCTTGCAGCAACAGCTTTTGGGAAATATGTTGGGGATACTTCCTGAGGAATGGCGTAATATGTTTCCTTCATTAGATTTATCCGGCTTACAGATGCCGCAAACGGTTGAACAAGTCACTCATACTCTTGCCGGAACGATTACCGAGAATATTCTGCGGCTTATCGCTTTTGGCTGCGTGTTTTATTGTACAGTGCTATTGATACACTTATTGGCAGCGATCCTCCTGCGGCCCTTTGGCAGTTGGGGCGGATCGTTTAATCGCGGCGGAGGGCTTCTGTTTGGAGGGCTGGGTGCTCTTATTGGCTTGTCTGTCTTGGCAGGCTTATTGTCACCCTTCCTGCCGATGGGTGAGGGCGGTGATTTTATGCAGTTGATTGAGAATTCCCATTTCTATCCTTCTTTAATTGCCATCTTTAATGGTCTGGATCAGGTACTTTCGGCTCAGCTTAGAGAGAAGCTGATTGACCCCTTATTAATGAATAAAGGGGTTTGGTATTAG
- a CDS encoding DUF2889 domain-containing protein, which yields MYLFNRSISVNVRSMDSKTVSVNGVFLDTHHELCITLEVDVQRQTITAATGQFCRCPHTNCAETQERIAKLVGLKLDKSVRKQVLAAVGLKNGCTHITELTLECVKGFMQATYKLMNLSMPAEKVDELVEQYLEGSCFHYQKH from the coding sequence ATGTATCTTTTTAATCGTTCGATTTCAGTCAATGTCCGTTCAATGGATTCCAAGACGGTATCTGTGAATGGCGTCTTTTTGGATACTCATCATGAACTTTGTATCACTCTGGAAGTTGACGTTCAACGTCAGACAATTACAGCAGCTACCGGTCAATTTTGCAGGTGTCCACATACAAATTGTGCAGAGACTCAAGAACGAATTGCCAAACTGGTTGGCCTTAAGCTGGATAAAAGTGTGCGTAAACAAGTTCTGGCTGCAGTTGGCCTGAAAAATGGATGCACACATATAACAGAGCTTACCCTCGAGTGTGTTAAAGGTTTTATGCAAGCAACTTATAAGTTGATGAATCTTTCAATGCCGGCGGAAAAAGTCGATGAACTAGTCGAACAATATCTCGAGGGCAGTTGCTTCCACTATCAAAAGCACTGA
- a CDS encoding CBS and ACT domain-containing protein, whose product MYVRQFMTAQVFTVNPELSIADTMALMREKKISRLPVVEKGKLVGFVTDGDLREASPSKATTLSVFELNYLVAKTPIREVAIKKVVFCHPDTQIEDAALLMRDHKIGGLPVVDNGKVVGIITGSDILDAFLDIMGFRSPGQRVMIETRDQIGVMSDLAVTTKEFDVNIGSLAVYHLKDNQIQILARLQGDQVAEVEEALQKKGYQVKK is encoded by the coding sequence ATGTATGTTCGACAATTTATGACGGCTCAGGTTTTCACAGTGAACCCGGAACTATCGATTGCAGATACAATGGCTCTTATGCGTGAAAAGAAAATAAGCCGATTGCCGGTTGTAGAAAAGGGTAAACTTGTCGGCTTCGTAACCGACGGTGATCTGCGTGAGGCTTCTCCTTCAAAAGCAACAACGTTGAGCGTGTTTGAACTTAATTATTTGGTGGCTAAAACCCCTATCCGTGAAGTAGCGATTAAAAAGGTTGTGTTCTGTCACCCGGATACTCAGATCGAGGATGCTGCTTTATTGATGCGTGATCATAAAATTGGCGGATTGCCTGTTGTTGATAATGGTAAAGTTGTTGGGATTATTACCGGTTCAGATATATTAGATGCCTTTTTAGATATTATGGGATTTCGCAGCCCCGGACAGCGCGTCATGATTGAAACCAGAGATCAAATTGGTGTTATGTCAGATCTGGCTGTTACAACCAAGGAATTTGATGTTAATATTGGGAGTCTGGCGGTATATCATCTTAAAGATAATCAAATCCAGATTCTTGCCCGTCTGCAGGGTGATCAGGTAGCTGAGGTTGAAGAAGCCTTACAGAAGAAAGGCTATCAAGTGAAAAAGTAG
- a CDS encoding ABC transporter ATP-binding protein, producing the protein MLVLEEVNVYYGAIHALKGISLEVNQGEIVTLIGSNGAGKSTCLKTISGLLRPKVGKVMFKGADLASIAPQAIVSQGISQVPEGRRVFANMTVIENLELGAYLRKDKSGIKEDIKRVYDLFPRLFERKAQLSGTLSGGEQQMLAMGRALMSRPQLLLLDEPSMGLAPILVKQIFSIIKEINTTGTTILLVEQNAHMALSIANRAYVLETGKIVLAGDSKQLAASEEVRKAYLGG; encoded by the coding sequence ATGCTTGTCCTTGAAGAGGTTAATGTTTATTATGGTGCTATTCATGCTCTCAAAGGGATCTCCCTCGAGGTTAATCAAGGTGAAATTGTAACCTTAATTGGCTCAAATGGTGCCGGAAAAAGTACCTGTCTTAAGACCATTTCAGGGTTATTGCGCCCGAAAGTCGGTAAAGTTATGTTTAAAGGTGCGGACCTTGCCAGCATTGCTCCGCAGGCGATTGTTTCTCAAGGGATATCTCAGGTTCCGGAAGGCCGTCGAGTATTCGCCAATATGACGGTTATTGAAAACCTGGAACTGGGAGCTTACTTGCGTAAAGATAAATCGGGTATCAAGGAAGACATAAAACGGGTTTATGACTTATTTCCTCGTTTGTTTGAAAGAAAGGCTCAGCTTTCCGGTACTTTATCGGGTGGGGAACAACAAATGTTGGCTATGGGCAGAGCTCTTATGTCCAGACCCCAGCTGCTCCTGCTCGATGAACCTTCGATGGGTTTAGCTCCTATTTTGGTTAAACAAATCTTTTCAATTATTAAAGAGATTAACACGACAGGAACAACGATTTTGCTTGTAGAACAGAATGCTCATATGGCCCTTTCTATTGCTAACCGTGCTTATGTCCTGGAGACAGGAAAGATTGTGCTTGCGGGAGATTCTAAACAACTTGCTGCAAGTGAAGAAGTCCGTAAGGCCTACTTAGGAGGCTAA
- a CDS encoding ABC transporter ATP-binding protein: MPLLKIDKLSKSFGGLKAVSNLNIEINDGELIGLIGPNGAGKTTVFNLLTGVYDPTEGTVRFSDKDMRGLKPYQVTQRGMARTFQNIRLFSDLSVIDNVKIAYHQRSSYGIFSAFFRLPSYYSGEEEMHRKAMDLLKIFNLDHKAEEIAKNLPYGEQRRLEIARALGTEPKLLLLDEPAAGMNPQETHDLMNLIRWIREKFKLTILLIEHDMSLVMGVCERIYVLDYGTIIAQGAPDEIKSNPKVIEAYLGEEVV; this comes from the coding sequence ATGCCTCTTCTAAAAATTGATAAACTCTCTAAGTCCTTCGGTGGTTTAAAAGCAGTATCCAATCTGAATATCGAGATTAATGACGGGGAACTGATTGGTTTGATTGGCCCGAATGGAGCCGGAAAAACGACGGTCTTTAATCTGCTCACAGGGGTCTATGATCCGACGGAAGGTACTGTCAGATTTTCGGACAAGGATATGCGCGGACTCAAACCTTATCAGGTTACGCAGAGAGGAATGGCCCGTACATTCCAAAATATTCGTTTATTCAGTGATTTAAGTGTTATTGATAATGTCAAGATAGCCTATCATCAACGAAGTTCCTATGGTATATTCAGTGCGTTCTTTCGTCTGCCAAGCTATTACTCGGGAGAAGAAGAAATGCATCGTAAAGCAATGGACTTGCTGAAAATTTTTAATCTTGATCATAAAGCTGAAGAAATTGCCAAAAACTTGCCTTATGGTGAACAACGCCGCTTAGAGATCGCTCGTGCTCTCGGAACAGAACCGAAGCTTCTCTTGCTGGACGAGCCGGCGGCCGGCATGAATCCTCAGGAAACTCATGACTTGATGAACCTTATTCGCTGGATTCGCGAGAAATTCAAGCTTACAATTTTGTTGATTGAACACGATATGTCTTTAGTTATGGGAGTATGTGAGCGCATCTATGTCTTAGATTATGGAACGATCATAGCTCAAGGTGCACCAGATGAAATCAAGAGCAATCCCAAAGTCATTGAGGCTTATCTAGGGGAGGAGGTTGTCTGA
- a CDS encoding branched-chain amino acid ABC transporter permease has protein sequence MGKWINRQNVVTLLGVLLLYAIVQGSIFMDVLPPFVALTLIQVCIFVILSTSLNLINGITGQFSIGHAGFMAIGAYMAAIVVVKFQGPLILALLAGATVSAVAGFLIGLPTLRLKGDYLAIATLGFGEIVRIVFLNMEYVGGASGFSVPKTITWTWAFWLTVLSVMIIRNFIYSTHGRACISIRENEIAADVMGINTTKYKIMAFTLGAFFAGLAGGIYANYLYIIQPLTFSFLKSFDILVMVVLGGLGSLTGSILGAVLMTAVSAVLSGWPEWRLVITAIILIALMIFRPTGLLGTKEFSLSFLGKKGDKNASSKN, from the coding sequence ATGGGTAAGTGGATTAATCGTCAAAATGTTGTAACCTTACTGGGGGTCTTGCTTCTCTATGCCATCGTCCAGGGAAGTATCTTCATGGATGTTTTACCACCCTTTGTTGCTCTCACATTGATTCAGGTGTGTATTTTTGTTATTCTTTCGACCAGTTTAAATTTGATTAATGGGATAACGGGTCAATTTTCCATTGGACATGCCGGTTTTATGGCGATTGGCGCATATATGGCTGCGATTGTCGTAGTCAAATTTCAGGGGCCGCTTATTCTGGCGCTTCTTGCCGGGGCGACAGTGTCTGCGGTCGCAGGTTTCTTAATCGGATTGCCTACGTTACGGCTTAAAGGAGACTATCTGGCAATAGCTACCCTGGGGTTTGGGGAGATTGTACGAATTGTCTTTTTAAATATGGAGTATGTCGGGGGCGCTTCCGGGTTTTCAGTTCCGAAAACGATTACTTGGACATGGGCCTTTTGGCTCACGGTCTTAAGTGTTATGATTATTAGAAATTTTATTTATTCCACCCATGGCCGGGCTTGTATCTCTATACGGGAGAATGAAATTGCCGCGGATGTCATGGGCATTAACACAACCAAATATAAAATTATGGCGTTTACCTTAGGTGCCTTTTTTGCAGGATTGGCAGGGGGAATTTATGCTAATTATCTCTACATTATTCAACCCTTGACATTTAGCTTTCTTAAATCCTTTGATATACTGGTTATGGTGGTACTCGGCGGTTTAGGAAGTTTGACGGGCAGTATTCTAGGCGCAGTACTGATGACGGCTGTTTCAGCGGTATTGTCAGGCTGGCCGGAATGGCGGCTTGTGATAACCGCTATAATTCTGATCGCATTAATGATTTTCAGACCGACGGGTCTATTAGGTACTAAAGAATTTAGCTTAAGTTTCCTCGGAAAGAAGGGTGATAAGAATGCCTCTTCTAAAAATTGA